The Sulfurihydrogenibium sp. genome includes a window with the following:
- a CDS encoding bifunctional oligoribonuclease/PAP phosphatase NrnA — translation MEMSIPIIERLKREEKDILIFTHENPDCDGIGSMIALYLFLKKLGKNVTMAMKDDFPFVCDFMPEVNEIKKLPINHKFSVAILVDASSKKRAGVEIYADEIIRIDHHIGGEFESTYDIVDDFSPSTTAVMTYVLRNWDENLIDEKIATALYAGLITDTGSFRYNNTTDKTFEIAEFLVKKGANPHHISKMLFERNKINVLKLLTKTLSTLELYHNDQIAVLTVFRDFLNETNTKEEDTEGFVNFARSIDTVKVAVLMIQREDLKTWRTSLRGKGEVDVQKIACKFGGGGHKDASGCRVVGNYEEVKSKLIEAISESIDKLEKMQVLQEIV, via the coding sequence ATGGAAATGTCAATTCCAATAATAGAAAGACTCAAAAGAGAGGAAAAAGATATTCTTATATTTACACATGAAAACCCCGATTGCGATGGAATCGGTAGCATGATAGCCCTCTATCTTTTCTTGAAAAAACTTGGTAAGAACGTTACAATGGCTATGAAAGATGATTTTCCTTTTGTTTGCGACTTTATGCCTGAAGTAAATGAAATAAAAAAACTACCAATAAATCATAAATTTTCTGTTGCTATTTTAGTAGATGCGTCAAGCAAAAAACGTGCCGGTGTAGAAATTTATGCTGATGAAATTATCAGAATAGACCATCACATTGGTGGAGAGTTTGAAAGTACTTATGATATCGTAGATGATTTTAGTCCTTCCACAACTGCTGTAATGACTTATGTGTTAAGAAATTGGGATGAAAATTTGATAGATGAAAAAATAGCTACTGCATTATATGCGGGTTTGATAACAGATACAGGTTCTTTTAGATACAACAATACAACAGACAAAACCTTTGAAATAGCAGAATTTTTAGTCAAAAAAGGCGCAAATCCGCACCATATTTCAAAAATGCTATTTGAAAGGAATAAAATCAATGTTTTAAAGTTATTGACTAAAACACTTTCTACGTTGGAGCTTTATCATAACGACCAAATAGCGGTTCTGACGGTATTTAGGGATTTTTTAAATGAAACAAATACAAAAGAAGAAGATACAGAAGGTTTTGTAAATTTTGCAAGAAGTATAGATACGGTTAAAGTTGCTGTTTTAATGATTCAAAGGGAAGATTTAAAAACGTGGAGAACTTCTTTAAGAGGAAAGGGTGAGGTTGACGTTCAGAAAATAGCTTGTAAGTTTGGCGGCGGCGGACATAAAGATGCATCAGGGTGTAGAGTTGTTGGTAATTATGAAGAAGTAAAATCTAAATTGATTGAAGCAATATCAGAAAGTATTGATAAATTAGAGAAAATGCAGGTATTACAAGAGATTGTTTAA
- a CDS encoding O-antigen ligase family protein, with protein MKNKENLLIIMFASAYLSISVFTGVLILLLLYELYLIIKRQIKLNGHLKLPLFMIITPSILSSAIYGKPHEIIGALNQTFFNITYFAKDLFTPSYELFRKVNYTIVLFCSIEAVVTIYNYSKGLEKPIWGGVFEIGIIFALGSLSSFTLFLLEKDIKKKILFFMLFILFTFLVFVTGKRNPILGILASYVVYFLILLKMSNISKKWIYGMISVFLILSIGGTYYAVQKFPKYKLLFEFVFQGKELTEEQLNEFSSSRWEIGKKGIEVIKKDVENGNILPLLIGHGYAAGERLDPPSPVGRSYESIFLISELINIGLIGLIGIMFLMYRFFKFTITVKLSEFNQIVGLPFLVFPAYFLVGGIFSGMWDAILPLYFLMFGIAENYYSAIKQG; from the coding sequence ATGAAAAATAAAGAAAATTTGCTAATAATCATGTTTGCATCAGCTTATTTATCCATCTCTGTATTCACAGGAGTTCTAATTTTACTTCTTCTATATGAGCTATATTTAATCATAAAAAGACAAATAAAATTAAATGGACATTTAAAGCTACCACTTTTTATGATAATTACGCCGTCTATTTTAAGCTCGGCAATCTATGGCAAACCACACGAAATAATAGGAGCACTGAATCAGACATTTTTTAATATTACATACTTTGCAAAAGATTTGTTCACACCATCATATGAGCTGTTTAGAAAGGTAAATTACACAATAGTTTTGTTTTGTAGTATTGAAGCAGTTGTTACTATTTACAATTACTCTAAAGGATTAGAAAAGCCAATTTGGGGTGGTGTATTTGAGATAGGCATTATCTTTGCTCTTGGAAGTTTGTCTTCTTTTACATTGTTCTTATTAGAAAAAGATATTAAGAAAAAAATACTATTTTTCATGCTTTTTATACTTTTTACTTTTTTAGTGTTTGTAACAGGAAAAAGAAATCCAATCCTTGGAATACTTGCTTCCTATGTTGTTTACTTTTTGATACTGCTAAAAATGTCAAATATTAGTAAAAAATGGATCTATGGAATGATTTCTGTCTTTTTGATTCTGTCTATCGGTGGTACATATTATGCTGTACAAAAATTTCCAAAGTATAAGTTATTATTTGAATTCGTCTTTCAGGGAAAGGAATTGACTGAGGAACAGTTAAACGAATTTTCAAGTTCAAGATGGGAAATTGGGAAAAAAGGTATAGAAGTTATAAAAAAAGATGTTGAAAATGGAAATATTCTTCCTCTACTTATAGGTCATGGGTATGCAGCGGGAGAAAGATTAGACCCTCCATCACCGGTTGGAAGGTCTTATGAATCTATCTTTTTAATCTCTGAACTTATAAATATTGGATTAATAGGTTTAATTGGAATAATGTTTTTAATGTATAGATTTTTTAAGTTTACCATTACTGTGAAACTTTCTGAATTTAATCAAATCGTAGGGCTACCCTTTTTAGTTTTCCCTGCATATTTTCTTGTAGGTGGAATATTTAGCGGTATGTGGGATGCAATTTTACCTTTGTATTTTCTCATGTTTGGAATTGCTGAAAATTATTATAGTGCCATAAAACAAGGTTAA
- a CDS encoding Sir2 family NAD-dependent protein deacetylase produces MEEIKIAKQQIETAEAILITAGAGMGVDSGLPDFRGTEGFWRAYPIAKKLGLRFEELANPRWFKQDPQLAWAFYGHRLKLYRETQPHQGFYLLKELVKKKNENYFIFTSNVDGQFQKAGFDENKIVEIHGSIHYLQCVEPCSDEIWSVEGIDVNIDMENFKALPPLPTCKNCGSLARPNVLMFNDFQWVLHRTEAQEFRFNLWLEKVQNKNQKLVIIEIGAGKAVPTVRLTSERIARLLNGFLIRINPRDYDVPTNINAVSLKVGGLEGLKLIL; encoded by the coding sequence ATGGAAGAAATAAAAATTGCTAAGCAGCAAATAGAGACGGCAGAAGCGATACTGATTACTGCCGGAGCAGGTATGGGTGTAGATTCCGGACTTCCTGACTTTAGAGGTACAGAAGGGTTTTGGAGAGCATATCCGATAGCCAAGAAGCTTGGGTTAAGGTTTGAAGAGCTTGCAAACCCAAGATGGTTTAAACAAGACCCCCAATTAGCTTGGGCATTTTATGGACATAGATTAAAGCTATATAGAGAAACACAACCACATCAAGGATTTTATCTTCTAAAAGAATTAGTTAAAAAGAAAAACGAAAACTATTTTATCTTTACTTCAAACGTTGATGGACAATTTCAAAAAGCCGGTTTTGACGAAAACAAGATTGTTGAAATTCATGGCAGTATTCATTATTTACAATGTGTAGAGCCTTGTAGTGATGAAATATGGAGTGTTGAAGGAATCGATGTTAATATTGATATGGAAAATTTTAAAGCTCTTCCACCACTACCTACATGTAAAAATTGCGGCTCTTTGGCAAGACCAAATGTGCTGATGTTTAATGATTTTCAATGGGTTCTTCACAGAACAGAGGCACAAGAATTTAGATTTAATCTTTGGCTTGAAAAAGTTCAGAATAAAAATCAAAAGTTAGTTATTATTGAAATTGGAGCTGGAAAGGCGGTACCAACTGTAAGGCTAACGAGTGAAAGAATAGCAAGATTACTAAATGGATTTTTGATAAGGATAAATCCAAGAGATTATGATGTCCCTACTAATATTAATGCAGTTTCTTTAAAAGTTGGCGGATTAGAAGGTTTGAAGTTAATCTTATGA
- a CDS encoding Rne/Rng family ribonuclease: MDRKLIITKGIKNTFYLILEDNIPVEFKIEDIEISKQTGSIYKGKVLRYSQAMEAFFVDIGEDKEAFLPKKDICEEVCKNIDKGSSILVQVKRSPVSTKGAKLSCKISLPGKYLVLLPQSKGKISISSKYEDNDERNEIKERIKNLLHEINQENFGLIIRTAAKDAPDEAILEDFKFLIELWNQIQKDYNKKKAPSIIYEEPFKAFAILRDYAGSFSEIISDDVSILKMIKKFVSENFPNANIKMTPYRKRKESLFYEYELDKLINKILSPYAYLKSGSYLVIQETEALVVIDVNSGSCHKQKNLEETAFRINLEAIPEIVRQIRLRDLSGIVVIDFIDMVNQEHKEVIVERLKEEFKKDKRPVKIKGLTQLGLLELSRKKLEESLIKQLSDYCQHCYGRGYIKSQDVVMFELEKTINKLKPFAKMKIIINPKLSKAVDNLLENLKLKEFVEIEYNNKMQLDKFEVEKVL, encoded by the coding sequence TTGGATAGAAAGCTAATCATTACTAAAGGCATTAAGAATACATTTTATCTCATTTTAGAAGACAATATACCCGTTGAATTTAAGATAGAAGATATCGAGATATCTAAACAAACTGGAAGTATATATAAAGGCAAGGTTTTAAGATATAGCCAAGCAATGGAAGCTTTTTTTGTTGATATCGGAGAGGATAAAGAAGCTTTCTTACCAAAAAAAGATATTTGTGAAGAAGTTTGTAAGAATATAGATAAAGGCTCTTCAATCTTGGTGCAAGTTAAAAGGTCTCCGGTTAGTACAAAGGGAGCAAAACTTTCCTGTAAAATTTCTCTTCCGGGTAAATATTTAGTACTACTTCCTCAAAGCAAAGGCAAAATCTCTATTTCATCAAAATATGAAGATAATGACGAAAGGAATGAAATTAAAGAAAGAATAAAAAATCTATTGCATGAAATAAATCAAGAAAATTTTGGATTAATCATTAGAACCGCCGCAAAGGATGCACCGGATGAAGCAATTTTAGAAGATTTTAAATTTCTTATAGAATTATGGAACCAAATCCAAAAAGATTATAATAAGAAAAAAGCTCCTTCTATAATATATGAAGAACCGTTTAAAGCCTTTGCAATTTTAAGAGATTATGCAGGCTCATTTTCCGAAATAATTTCAGATGATGTGTCTATCTTAAAGATGATTAAAAAGTTTGTATCAGAAAATTTTCCAAATGCAAACATAAAAATGACTCCATACAGAAAAAGAAAAGAGTCGTTATTCTATGAATATGAATTAGACAAGCTGATAAATAAAATCCTATCACCTTATGCATATCTAAAAAGTGGTTCTTATCTTGTAATTCAAGAAACAGAAGCGTTGGTAGTTATTGATGTAAACAGCGGAAGCTGTCATAAACAGAAGAATTTAGAAGAAACGGCATTCAGAATAAACTTAGAAGCGATTCCAGAAATTGTTAGACAAATAAGACTTAGAGATTTAAGCGGAATAGTTGTTATAGATTTTATTGATATGGTAAATCAAGAGCATAAAGAAGTTATCGTGGAAAGACTTAAAGAAGAGTTTAAAAAAGATAAAAGACCTGTAAAGATTAAAGGATTAACACAGCTTGGGCTTTTAGAACTCTCAAGAAAGAAGCTTGAAGAAAGTCTTATAAAACAGCTTTCAGATTACTGTCAGCATTGTTATGGAAGAGGATATATAAAATCTCAAGATGTAGTAATGTTTGAGCTTGAAAAGACAATTAATAAACTAAAACCATTTGCAAAAATGAAAATTATTATAAATCCAAAGCTTTCTAAAGCTGTAGACAATTTATTGGAGAATTTAAAACTAAAAGAGTTTGTAGAGATAGAGTATAATAATAAAATGCAGTTAGATAAATTTGAGGTTGAAAAAGTATTATGA
- the bamD gene encoding outer membrane protein assembly factor BamD produces MKKIVVFLISGLVIASCADKGQKLYEGQKKLSKGLELYKKGEYKKAKEELKNAIFKSQGLTPDQIMEARFALADSYYNREEYIDAIVEFEEFIALFPTSPKVPEALYKLAISYLFVSPDYKRDMTYVNKAQEKAEEIISSYPDSKYVKAAKEILKKINEIKAKHTLYIAETYEKYGKPYSASVYYQEAYTNYKGYIEKDYVAYKLAYNLINAENQYVGEINELRQKIKELDKKINEEKDLESKNILINRKAILEQELNVYLTRIEESKQRAKEIIENFSKAFPDSKYLTEVKNLEKSSNLQKLLRKIDILN; encoded by the coding sequence ATGAAAAAAATCGTTGTATTTTTAATTTCAGGGTTAGTAATAGCTTCTTGTGCAGATAAAGGGCAAAAACTCTATGAAGGTCAGAAAAAACTAAGTAAGGGTCTTGAACTTTATAAAAAAGGTGAGTATAAAAAGGCAAAAGAAGAGCTTAAAAATGCAATCTTTAAATCTCAAGGTTTAACACCTGATCAAATCATGGAGGCAAGATTTGCGTTAGCGGATTCTTACTACAACAGAGAAGAATATATAGATGCAATAGTAGAATTTGAGGAGTTTATAGCACTATTTCCAACATCTCCAAAAGTGCCGGAAGCTTTATATAAGCTTGCCATATCTTACCTTTTTGTGTCTCCAGACTATAAAAGGGATATGACCTATGTAAACAAAGCACAAGAAAAAGCAGAAGAGATAATTTCAAGCTATCCAGATAGTAAATATGTTAAAGCAGCAAAAGAGATTTTAAAGAAAATAAATGAAATAAAAGCTAAACACACTTTGTATATTGCAGAAACATACGAAAAGTATGGAAAGCCATACTCAGCTTCTGTATACTATCAGGAAGCTTATACAAACTACAAAGGTTACATAGAAAAAGACTATGTAGCATACAAACTTGCATATAATTTAATTAATGCAGAAAATCAGTATGTAGGAGAAATAAACGAATTAAGACAAAAAATAAAAGAATTAGATAAAAAAATCAATGAAGAGAAAGATTTAGAATCTAAAAATATACTTATTAATAGAAAGGCAATTCTTGAGCAAGAACTAAACGTATATCTAACAAGAATAGAAGAATCAAAGCAGAGAGCAAAAGAGATTATAGAAAACTTTTCAAAAGCATTTCCAGATTCTAAGTACTTAACAGAAGTCAAAAACCTTGAAAAAAGTAGTAATTTGCAAAAATTATTAAGAAAAATAGATATCCTTAATTAA
- the rsfS gene encoding ribosome silencing factor: METLEIVKKIIEKAEEKKGEDIVTLEIGKINPIIADYMVIITGSVPIHTRAIADNIIGGLKEYGVIPHHLEGYTEGRWIAVDYGDIMINIFLPELRDYYKLEWLWSDAPRVEYTAEGIKQ; encoded by the coding sequence ATGGAAACCTTAGAGATTGTAAAAAAGATAATTGAAAAAGCTGAAGAGAAAAAAGGCGAGGATATTGTAACTCTTGAAATAGGAAAGATCAATCCTATTATTGCAGATTACATGGTTATCATAACAGGGTCAGTGCCGATACATACTAGGGCAATTGCAGATAATATCATAGGTGGTTTAAAAGAATACGGAGTAATACCTCACCACTTGGAAGGATATACAGAAGGAAGATGGATTGCCGTAGATTACGGAGATATTATGATTAACATATTTCTGCCTGAGCTTAGAGATTATTATAAGCTTGAGTGGTTATGGTCTGATGCTCCACGGGTAGAATATACAGCAGAAGGAATAAAACAATAA
- the murI gene encoding glutamate racemase has product MPIGVFDSGIGGLTVFKEIAASFPKVDLYYLGDTARVPYGNKSKTTIIRYSVECASYLYHNYNVDAIVIACNTASSYALDTLREILPIPVIGVVQPGAESAVKVSKNKKIGVIGTSATIKSNSYLETLKSLDKDLEIYQKACPLFVPLVEEGWIDNEVAKLTVKEYLDDLVKTGIDTLILGCTHYPLLKNTIKDLYPHLNIVDSSVAIVEHLKNIKLNIEETGKRKIFITDESHAFDKLKNMLVGDIKTEKIELSDLCSL; this is encoded by the coding sequence ATGCCGATTGGTGTATTTGATTCAGGGATAGGTGGACTTACCGTATTTAAAGAGATAGCTGCAAGCTTTCCAAAGGTAGATTTGTACTATCTTGGAGATACGGCAAGAGTTCCATACGGAAACAAATCAAAAACGACGATTATCAGATATTCTGTAGAATGTGCTAGTTATCTGTATCATAATTATAACGTAGATGCAATAGTAATAGCCTGTAATACAGCCTCTTCATATGCACTTGATACATTGAGAGAAATATTACCGATTCCTGTGATAGGCGTAGTTCAGCCGGGAGCAGAATCAGCTGTAAAAGTAAGTAAAAATAAAAAAATTGGCGTGATAGGCACGTCAGCGACTATAAAGAGCAATTCTTACCTTGAGACTTTAAAAAGCTTGGATAAAGATTTAGAAATCTATCAAAAAGCTTGCCCGTTGTTTGTTCCATTGGTAGAAGAAGGCTGGATAGATAATGAAGTAGCAAAGCTAACAGTTAAAGAGTATCTTGACGACCTTGTTAAAACAGGAATTGATACACTTATACTTGGATGTACCCATTATCCACTTTTGAAAAACACAATAAAGGATTTGTATCCGCATTTAAATATAGTTGATTCATCTGTAGCGATAGTGGAACATTTAAAAAACATAAAACTAAACATTGAAGAGACAGGAAAAAGAAAGATTTTTATAACCGATGAGTCTCATGCTTTTGATAAGCTGAAAAATATGCTTGTTGGAGATATTAAGACAGAAAAAATAGAACTATCAGACCTATGCTCTCTTTAA
- a CDS encoding RluA family pseudouridine synthase, with protein sequence MLKRYTVNSPKTLKDFIAESLNISKNQAKDIIDSRNVIVNNKRVWIASHNLKPGDVVEIVQSEPKNDLKILYEDDYIIAIDKPPTIVSDKENSSAEDMLRKKLKNDKIKAIHRLDKETSGVLIFAKDYKIFEKFKEIWEDKNVLKIYLAISHNEASFKDFTINQDIDGKQAITHLKVLNKGNGFTYFQVRIETGRKHQIRKHLASIRHPIVGDKIYGIKKFENNLVKRVARQMLHSYKLVLMHPYLNKKIEINAPIPSDFKNVLNYLNER encoded by the coding sequence ATGCTTAAAAGATACACAGTAAACTCACCAAAAACATTAAAAGATTTTATAGCTGAAAGCTTAAATATTTCAAAAAATCAAGCAAAAGATATTATTGACAGTAGAAATGTTATTGTAAACAACAAAAGAGTTTGGATAGCATCACATAATCTAAAACCGGGGGATGTAGTCGAGATAGTTCAAAGTGAGCCAAAAAATGATTTAAAAATACTGTATGAAGATGATTATATCATTGCAATTGATAAACCACCAACAATCGTAAGCGATAAAGAAAACTCATCTGCAGAAGATATGCTTAGAAAGAAGTTGAAAAACGATAAAATAAAAGCAATTCATAGACTTGATAAGGAAACTTCCGGTGTTTTAATTTTTGCAAAAGATTATAAAATCTTTGAAAAATTCAAAGAGATATGGGAAGATAAGAACGTTTTAAAAATTTACTTGGCTATATCTCATAACGAAGCAAGCTTTAAAGACTTTACAATCAATCAAGATATAGATGGAAAACAGGCTATTACTCATTTAAAAGTTTTAAACAAAGGAAATGGTTTTACATACTTTCAAGTAAGAATAGAAACTGGAAGAAAACATCAGATAAGAAAACATCTTGCAAGTATAAGACATCCTATCGTTGGAGATAAAATTTATGGTATTAAAAAGTTTGAGAATAATTTAGTAAAAAGAGTAGCAAGACAGATGCTTCATTCATACAAATTAGTTTTGATGCATCCTTACTTAAATAAAAAAATAGAAATAAACGCACCAATTCCGTCAGATTTTAAGAATGTGTTGAACTATTTGAATGAGAGATGA